Proteins from one Bombus vancouverensis nearcticus unplaced genomic scaffold, iyBomVanc1_principal scaffold0034, whole genome shotgun sequence genomic window:
- the LOC143304415 gene encoding venom phosphodiesterase 2-like yields the protein MMWADDIYNYRGITPTFAQNFNETVPWEGRTDTLISRFEHPICTTNFRTLYNEEPDRRGHMM from the exons atgatgtgggctgatgacatttataattatcgaggaatcacccctacattcgctcag aattttaatgaaactgtcccttgggaaggaagaactgataccttgatatcacggtttgaacatcctatatgtacgacaaattttagaacattatataacgaagaaccagatcgtcgtggccatatgatgtga
- the LOC143304414 gene encoding omega-amidase NIT2-A-like — MPEIEGDKLYNTCTIWGPDGTLIAKHRKVHLFDIDIPNKITFRESDSLSPGNSLTTFDVKGCKIGIGICYDIRFEEMARIYRNKGCQMLIYPAAFNMTTGPLHWSLLQRFRANDNQLYVACISPARVP; from the exons atgcctgaaatagagggcgataaattgtacaatacctgtactatttggggtcccgatggaactttgatagcaaagcaccgaaag gtacatctattcgacatcgacattcctaataagattacttttcgagagagtgattcactcagtcctggtaactccctaacgacgttcgatgtgaagggctgcaaaataggtattggcatttgctatgatattagattcgaggaaatggcacgcatttatcggaacaaag gttgccaaatgctgatatatccagcggcattcaatatgaccactggaccactgcactggtcattacttcagcgtttcagagcgaatgataatcaattatacgttgcctgcatatcaccggctcgtgttccttaa